The proteins below are encoded in one region of Shewanella algae:
- the groL gene encoding chaperonin GroEL (60 kDa chaperone family; promotes refolding of misfolded polypeptides especially under stressful conditions; forms two stacked rings of heptamers to form a barrel-shaped 14mer; ends can be capped by GroES; misfolded proteins enter the barrel where they are refolded when GroES binds): MAAKEVKFGNDARVKMLAGVNVLANAVKVTLGPKGRNVVLEKSFGAPLITKDGVSVAKEIELEDKFENMGAQMVKEVASKANDAAGDGTTTATVLAQAIVTEGLKAVAAGMNPMDLKRGIDKAVIAAVAELKALSQDCSDSKSIAQVGTISANSDESIGEIIATAMEKVGKEGVITVEEGQALENELDVVEGMQFDRGYLSPYFINKAETGSVELDNPFILLVDKKISNIRELLPILEGLAKTGKPLLIVAEDVEGEALATLVVNNMRGIVKVAAVKAPGFGDRRKAMLQDIAILTGGTVIAEEIGLELEKATLEDLGTAKRVVITKDNTTIIDGSGEESQIQARVAQIKQQVEESTSDYDKEKLQERMAKLAGGVAVIKVGAATEVEMKEKKARVEDALHATRAAVEEGVVPGGGVALVRVASKIGELDVSNEDQKHGVVIALRAMEAPLRQIATNAGEEASVVANNVKNGSGNYGYNAGNDTYGDMLEMGILDPTKVTRSALQFAASVAGLMITTEAMVAELPKEEAAPDMGGMGGMGGMGGMM; this comes from the coding sequence ATGGCAGCTAAAGAAGTAAAATTTGGCAATGACGCTCGCGTAAAAATGCTGGCGGGCGTAAATGTTCTGGCTAACGCAGTAAAAGTGACTCTGGGCCCTAAAGGCCGCAACGTTGTTCTGGAAAAGAGCTTCGGTGCACCACTGATCACCAAAGACGGTGTTTCAGTCGCCAAAGAGATTGAACTGGAAGACAAGTTTGAAAACATGGGCGCGCAAATGGTTAAGGAAGTTGCTTCCAAGGCCAACGACGCTGCCGGTGACGGTACCACTACCGCCACAGTACTGGCCCAGGCTATCGTGACCGAAGGTCTGAAAGCCGTTGCCGCCGGTATGAACCCAATGGATCTGAAGCGCGGTATCGACAAGGCTGTAATCGCCGCCGTTGCCGAGCTGAAAGCCCTGTCTCAGGATTGCTCCGACTCCAAGTCTATCGCTCAGGTAGGTACCATCTCTGCCAACTCTGACGAGTCTATCGGTGAAATCATCGCCACCGCGATGGAAAAAGTGGGCAAAGAAGGCGTGATCACAGTTGAAGAAGGTCAGGCGCTGGAAAACGAACTGGACGTAGTTGAAGGTATGCAGTTCGACCGCGGTTACCTGTCTCCTTACTTCATCAACAAGGCTGAAACCGGCTCTGTTGAACTGGACAACCCATTCATCCTGCTGGTTGACAAGAAGATCTCCAACATCCGTGAGCTGCTGCCTATCCTCGAAGGCCTGGCCAAGACAGGCAAGCCACTGCTGATTGTTGCCGAAGACGTTGAAGGCGAAGCCCTGGCGACTCTGGTTGTCAACAACATGCGCGGTATCGTTAAAGTGGCTGCCGTTAAGGCGCCTGGTTTCGGTGACCGTCGTAAGGCCATGCTGCAGGATATCGCTATCCTGACCGGTGGTACTGTTATCGCCGAAGAAATCGGCCTGGAGCTGGAAAAAGCCACTCTGGAAGACCTGGGTACCGCCAAGCGTGTGGTTATCACCAAAGACAACACCACCATCATTGATGGCAGCGGTGAAGAGTCTCAAATTCAAGCCCGTGTTGCCCAGATCAAGCAACAGGTTGAAGAATCGACTTCCGACTACGACAAAGAAAAACTGCAAGAGCGTATGGCCAAGCTGGCCGGCGGTGTTGCGGTAATCAAAGTCGGTGCCGCTACCGAAGTGGAAATGAAAGAGAAGAAAGCCCGCGTTGAAGATGCGCTGCACGCTACCCGCGCCGCCGTTGAAGAAGGTGTGGTTCCTGGGGGCGGTGTTGCCCTGGTTCGCGTTGCCTCCAAGATTGGTGAGCTGGACGTGAGCAACGAAGATCAGAAGCACGGTGTGGTTATCGCCCTGCGCGCCATGGAAGCCCCACTGCGCCAGATTGCCACCAACGCAGGTGAAGAAGCCTCTGTTGTCGCCAACAACGTCAAGAACGGCAGCGGTAACTATGGTTACAACGCCGGTAACGACACTTACGGCGACATGCTGGAAATGGGTATCCTGGATCCAACCAAGGTTACTCGTTCTGCGCTGCAGTTCGCGGCCTCTGTAGCCGGTCTGATGATCACCACCGAAGCCATGGTAGCCGAGCTGCCAAAGGAAGAGGCTGCGCCTGATATGGGCGGTATGGGTGGTATGGGCGGAATGGGCGGCATGATGTAA
- a CDS encoding co-chaperone GroES — protein MNIRPLHDRVIVKRLEVESTSAGGIVLTGSAAEKSTRGEVLAVGNGRILENGDIKPLDVKVGDVVIFNEGYGVKKEKIDGEEVLILSEADLMAVVE, from the coding sequence ATGAATATTCGTCCATTACATGACCGCGTGATCGTCAAACGCCTGGAAGTTGAAAGCACTTCGGCCGGTGGCATCGTACTGACCGGCAGCGCAGCCGAAAAGTCTACCCGTGGTGAAGTACTGGCTGTTGGCAATGGCCGCATCCTCGAAAACGGTGACATTAAGCCATTGGACGTGAAGGTAGGTGACGTAGTGATCTTCAACGAAGGTTACGGTGTCAAGAAAGAGAAGATTGACGGTGAAGAAGTCCTGATCCTGTCAGAAGCTGACCTGATGGCCGTAGTGGAATAA
- a CDS encoding DUF4274 domain-containing protein: protein MAKRLTQEQFFRAFECAESGAICDAEQLKAQLADPEIGAPLTAIAGEFAKTADSLMTIAELQSMEELHYVAANLNWDNGLESPAAILNHPLCDAGTALLLYWYGQGFFHSNPADAEPEEKALFDRLITRFSQGDFASYRIAFDAIKEDMLPPLKLMQERGWQFPGILLAPYSTMEIATYQGDYQTWVNQLLDKG from the coding sequence ATGGCCAAACGTCTGACCCAAGAGCAATTTTTCAGGGCCTTTGAATGCGCCGAGAGCGGCGCCATCTGCGATGCCGAGCAGTTAAAGGCACAATTGGCAGACCCGGAAATCGGCGCACCACTGACGGCTATTGCCGGTGAATTTGCCAAGACTGCCGATAGCCTAATGACCATAGCCGAGCTGCAGAGCATGGAAGAGCTGCATTATGTGGCCGCCAATCTCAATTGGGACAACGGCCTTGAAAGCCCGGCCGCCATACTCAATCACCCTCTCTGTGATGCCGGCACAGCCTTGCTGCTCTACTGGTATGGGCAGGGCTTTTTCCATTCAAACCCGGCAGACGCTGAGCCGGAGGAGAAGGCACTGTTCGACCGCCTGATAACCCGCTTCAGCCAAGGAGATTTCGCCAGCTATCGCATCGCTTTTGATGCCATCAAAGAAGACATGTTGCCGCCTCTGAAACTGATGCAGGAACGTGGCTGGCAGTTTCCCGGCATCTTACTGGCGCCCTACAGCACCATGGAGATAGCCACCTATCAGGGCGACTATCAGACTTGGGTTAATCAATTGCTCGACAAAGGCTGA
- a CDS encoding CPBP family intramembrane glutamic endopeptidase: MPFVPSVDLLIWLALMLAVPFALLRRFPIALLLLATSLLLALFLGRIAAPTLILVGLLLALAFKLPQWRQRFCRQANSAKSAAANNEANEQGHIRLKQFAVYGAQGLILLSAVALTVHLLPGFDNLKLLDKVQASSGSAPFSMYLNLDKPLSLFLLLLAWPLVAGTPKPLPRRKIILLALLFAATPALLGLASLSGAIHWDPKLPGWWWLFALNNLLLTCVAEEVLFRGALQQYLVKRGGALLGVTVASVLFGLAHLAGGWTLVLFAALAGVLYGLVFQLSGRLWLAALCHFCLNFCHLLLLSYPMALPH; encoded by the coding sequence ATGCCCTTTGTGCCTTCTGTCGACTTGCTTATCTGGCTAGCACTGATGCTGGCGGTGCCTTTTGCGCTGCTGCGCCGTTTTCCCATCGCACTCTTGCTGCTCGCCACCAGCCTGCTACTGGCGCTGTTTTTGGGCCGAATTGCGGCGCCGACTCTGATACTTGTGGGCCTATTGCTGGCGCTGGCATTTAAGTTGCCACAATGGCGCCAGCGGTTTTGCCGACAGGCAAATTCAGCCAAGAGTGCGGCGGCGAATAATGAGGCAAACGAGCAGGGCCACATACGGCTCAAGCAGTTTGCCGTTTATGGCGCCCAAGGCTTGATACTGCTGAGCGCCGTGGCACTCACAGTGCATCTGCTGCCGGGCTTTGACAACCTCAAGCTGCTGGATAAAGTGCAGGCCAGCAGTGGCAGTGCGCCTTTCAGCATGTATCTCAACCTGGATAAGCCGCTGAGCCTGTTCCTGTTGCTGCTGGCCTGGCCGCTGGTTGCGGGTACGCCAAAACCTCTGCCAAGGCGAAAAATAATCCTGCTGGCCTTGCTGTTTGCCGCCACGCCTGCACTGCTGGGGCTGGCAAGTTTAAGCGGCGCCATTCATTGGGATCCCAAGCTGCCGGGCTGGTGGTGGCTGTTTGCGCTCAATAATCTGCTGCTGACCTGCGTCGCCGAAGAGGTGTTGTTTCGCGGCGCATTGCAACAGTATCTGGTCAAGCGCGGCGGCGCCCTGCTTGGGGTAACGGTAGCCAGCGTGCTATTCGGGCTGGCGCACCTGGCCGGGGGTTGGACTCTGGTGCTGTTCGCCGCCCTCGCCGGTGTCCTCTATGGTTTGGTATTCCAGCTGAGCGGCCGTTTGTGGCTGGCGGCGCTGTGCCACTTCTGCCTCAACTTCTGCCATCTGCTGCTGTTAAGCTACCCTATGGCGCTGCCGCACTAG
- a CDS encoding MATE family efflux transporter has protein sequence MRDRHGLLSQPIGRVLLNMSVPNMLGILTVLGFNLVDTYFISKLGTEALAAISFTFPVTLVVSSIAIGIGAGVSTNLGRLIGAGHAPKAKVFLHDALLLTFILTAGLSLLGSLCIDPLFSLLGAKDDILPLVHEYMNLWYLGAPLLVVLMVGNQGLRATGDTRSPAAILSLAALINLILDPLLIFGIGPFPRLEIQGAAVATLISWLVALSLSSYLLVVKRHMLVAAGWCFSRFADNWKQLAHIAQPAALMNMINPLANAAIMGMLARIDHAAVAAFGAGTRLESLLLIVVMGLSSSLVPFIAQNLGAGQKERAREALLLALKFVLLFQTLLYIPLALLAPQIAALFSTDPQVLEWLSFYVLVLPAAYGPLGVVIIVATSLNAYHRPMASLVLNLCRLFLLMLPLAALGAFLGGVKGLMLALPVTNILMGIASYYLASNISEPQKIKSPCPNDG, from the coding sequence ATGAGAGACAGACACGGGCTGCTCAGTCAGCCGATAGGTCGTGTACTGCTTAATATGAGTGTTCCCAACATGTTAGGAATACTCACCGTGCTGGGCTTCAACCTGGTAGACACCTACTTCATCAGTAAGCTGGGCACAGAGGCGCTGGCGGCGATCAGCTTCACCTTCCCTGTTACCCTGGTGGTGTCCAGTATTGCCATAGGCATAGGCGCCGGGGTGTCCACCAATCTTGGCCGCCTGATAGGCGCCGGGCACGCCCCCAAGGCCAAGGTGTTTCTGCACGACGCCCTGCTGCTGACCTTTATTTTAACTGCCGGGCTATCCTTGCTGGGCAGCTTGTGTATCGACCCGCTGTTTTCCCTGCTCGGCGCCAAAGACGACATTCTGCCGCTGGTGCATGAGTATATGAATCTCTGGTATCTGGGGGCGCCGCTGTTGGTGGTGTTGATGGTGGGCAATCAGGGCCTGAGGGCCACCGGCGATACCCGTTCACCGGCGGCAATTTTGTCACTGGCGGCGCTGATTAACCTGATCCTCGACCCGCTGCTTATCTTTGGTATCGGCCCCTTCCCCAGGCTGGAAATTCAAGGTGCCGCCGTGGCGACCCTGATCTCCTGGTTGGTGGCGCTGTCGCTGTCCAGTTATCTGTTGGTGGTCAAACGCCATATGTTGGTGGCCGCGGGTTGGTGTTTCAGCCGCTTTGCAGATAACTGGAAACAGCTGGCCCATATCGCCCAACCGGCGGCGCTGATGAATATGATCAACCCCCTGGCCAACGCCGCGATTATGGGGATGCTGGCGCGGATAGATCACGCCGCCGTGGCCGCCTTCGGTGCCGGAACCCGGCTGGAGTCTTTGCTGCTGATTGTGGTGATGGGGCTGTCTTCCAGCCTGGTGCCCTTTATCGCCCAGAACCTGGGGGCCGGACAGAAGGAGCGCGCCCGCGAGGCACTGCTGCTGGCGCTGAAGTTTGTGCTCCTGTTCCAGACCCTGCTGTATATCCCGCTGGCGCTGCTGGCGCCGCAAATTGCCGCCCTGTTCAGTACCGACCCTCAGGTGCTGGAATGGCTCAGCTTCTATGTTCTGGTGTTGCCCGCCGCCTATGGCCCGCTGGGCGTGGTGATTATTGTGGCCACCTCGCTCAACGCCTATCACAGGCCTATGGCCTCACTGGTACTGAATCTGTGTCGCCTGTTCCTGCTGATGCTGCCGCTTGCTGCGCTGGGCGCCTTCCTCGGTGGGGTAAAAGGCCTGATGCTGGCACTGCCGGTAACCAACATACTCATGGGCATTGCCAGCTATTATCTGGCCAGCAACATCAGCGAACCGCAAAAAATCAAATCCCCCTGCCCCAACGACGGATGA